A DNA window from Hoplias malabaricus isolate fHopMal1 chromosome 5, fHopMal1.hap1, whole genome shotgun sequence contains the following coding sequences:
- the emd gene encoding emerin (Emery-Dreifuss muscular dystrophy), with product MSSLSIKSAEEIARLLDEYGIKHGPIVDSTRKLYEKKLSEAMVKGKQPSSSASSSDKTYYREEQEEITYVTYRPAVRHEGLGDITRRSRITDYDDIDNADEPIISHTQANFQSTSRSRPTAYTSRYSQQEISPAPSKSEGSKSGGVPGWLRILVFIIIAAFLYYVYSNMETTDQSPFGKIDA from the exons ATGTCCTCACTGAGCATCAAGTCTGCTGAAGAGATTGCACGACTTTTGGATGAGTATGGGATCAAACATGGACCCAttgttg ATTCCACCAGGAAACTTTACGAGAAGAAGCTGTCAGAGGCCATGGTCAAAGGCAAACAGCCatcttcttctgcttcttcttctgACAAGACATACTACAGAGAAGAAC AGGAAGAAATCACATATGTTACGTATCGTCCAGCA GTGAGACATGAAGGCCTTGGGGATAT AACAAGGAGATCAAGGATCACTGATTATGATGATATAGATAATGCAGACGa GCCTATCATCAGCCACACCCAAGCAAACTTCCAGAGCACATCTCGCTCCAGACCAACAGCCTACACAAGTAGATACAGCCAACAGGAGATTAGCCCAGCACCAAGCAAATCTGAGGGCAGCAAATCAGGCGGTGTGCCCGGCTGGCTTCGAATCTTGGTTTTCATCATCATTGCAGCGTTTCTTTACTATGTGTACTCAAACATGGAGACTACAGACCAAAGCCCCTTTGGGAAAATTGATGCATAG
- the si:dkey-93l1.9 gene encoding LOW QUALITY PROTEIN: ninjurin-1 (The sequence of the model RefSeq protein was modified relative to this genomic sequence to represent the inferred CDS: inserted 1 base in 1 codon), with protein MYYFLKVSSYFSLLHTIYFIFLEILTVIISQPQGHRNKAHRHMDINHYATKKSTAQSMLDVALLMANSSQLKTVLHEGPEYRFYIPLVILIVLSITLQVIVGLLLIFIGKKRLNSXLNNMTTVIVFFIVLINVFITALGFDSHQ; from the exons ttttttaaaagtttcttcATACTTTTCACTACTTCatactatatattttatttttttggaaattTTAACAGTAATTATCTCTCAGCCTCAAGGTCATAGGAATAAGGCCCATAGGCACATGGATATAAACCATTATGCCACAAAGAAAAGTACTGCCCAGAGCATGCTGGATGTGGCTCTGCTGATGGCCAACTCTTCTCAGTTGAAGACTGTTCTGCACGAAGGGCCTGAATACAGATTCTACATTCCCCTCGTTATCCTCATCGTTCTGTCCATCACATTACAGGTCATTGTTGGCCTTCTCCTCATATTCATTGGAAAGAAAAGATTGAACT TCTTGAACAACATGACTACAGTTATTGTCTTCTTTATTGTTCTTATCAATGTCTTTATCACTGCCCTAGGATTTGACTCTCATCAATAA